Proteins encoded within one genomic window of Drosophila willistoni isolate 14030-0811.24 chromosome XL unlocalized genomic scaffold, UCI_dwil_1.1 Seg141, whole genome shotgun sequence:
- the LOC6641318 gene encoding inositol-trisphosphate 3-kinase A isoform X1, with protein sequence MSCKMSVRAFKQQQQQQQQQQQQKQSTPSGQNQGRPAALNVQPAIAALASASGQTPPTPPPSPQVRIYEDFDRMSAKEVYYNEAGKKVTVKLLHFPDVPPEDIAKLHFDDDDDDDDEDEDDDDVNNDDGLDSDAGSGIKNKGTKPTTASNEDSEDAGSEAEVASGTSSATNVKKIFRRKLSGNNMQPRKCSLAFAQAHGIRQRAEKKLSMPTISITANSGEHIGHPAVGHRKLSQPLASPQSPIFLRRSHSPLGQSLCPGYIQYSKSLLEVPMPRDYGYASSDDLSSEWDSDVSTSAANSTTNSSSTSAANASTSASGTKKSSGWRKIRNIVQWTPFFQTYKKQRYPWVQLAGHQGNFKAGPEPGTVLKKLCPKEEECFQVLMQDVLRPYVPVYKGQVTSEDGELYLQLQDLLSDYVQPCVMDCKIGVRTYLEEELSKAKEKPKLRKDMYDKMIQIDPQAPNAEEHAAKAVTKPRYMVWRETISSTATLGFRIEGIKKSDGTSSKDFKTTKSREQIKLAFNEFLSGQPHILPRYIQRLRAIRATLALSEFFQTHEVIGSSLLFVHDHAHASIWLIDFAKTVALPPEHNIDHYSAWKVGNHEDGYLIGINNLIDIFVELQAAHEERQEREERLEQDAGTILGE encoded by the exons ATGTCGTGTAAAATGTCCGTGCGTGCCtttaagcagcagcagcagcagcaacaacaacagcagcagcaaaagcagtCAACGCCTTCAGGTCAGAATCAAGGACGGCCTGCTGCTTTGAACGTGCAACCAGCAATTGCAGCTCTTGCATCGGCATCTGGACAAACACCGCCAACTCCGCCGCCATCGCCACAAGTTCGCATCTACGAAGATTTCGATAGAATGAGCGCCAAAGAAGTGTATTATAATGAGGCGGGTAAAAAAGTTACTGTCAAATTGTTACATTTTCCGGATGTACCACCCGAAGATATAGCCAAACTACATTtcgatgatgacgacgacgatgatgatgaggatgaggatgatgatgatgtcaaTAACGACGATGGCTTGGATAGTGATGCTGGCAGTGgaataaaaaacaaaggaaCAAAACCAACCACAGCCTCCAATGAAGATAGCGAAGATGCTGGAAGTGAAGCAGAAGTTGCCTCCGGTACATCGAGTGCCACAAATGTTAAGAAAATCTTTCGTCGCAAACTCTCCGGCAATAATATGCAGCCACGTAAATGTAGTCTGGCCTTTGCCCAGGCTCATGGCATCAGGCAAAGAGCCGAAAAGAAACTGTCAATGCCAACGATAAGCATAACAGCGAATTCGGGCGAACATATTGGCCACCCAGCGGTGGGTCATAGGAAACTGTCACAACCATTGGCATCGCCGCAATCACCCATATTCCTGAGGCGATCGCATTCGCCTTTGGGACAGAGTTTATGTCCCGGTTATATACAATACTCGAAATCGTTGCTCGAAGTGCCCATGCCAAGGGATTATGGTTATGCGAGCAGTGATGATTTGAGTTCTGAATGGGATTCAGATGTGTCCACATCGGCAGCAAATTCAACAACTAATTCGTCCTCAACATCGGCAGCGAATGCCTCAACATCTGCGAGTGGTACAAAGAAG AGTTCCGGTTGGCGTAAAATACGTAATATTGTGCAATGGACACCGTTCTTTCAGACGTATAAGAAACAACGTTATCCTTGGGTCCAATTGGCCGGTCATCAGGGCAATTTCAAAGCTGGACCCGAACCTGGTACTGTTCTCAAGAAACTCTGCCCCAAGGAGGAAGAATGCTTTCAGGTGCTTATGCAGGATGTCCTGCGACCCTATGTTCCTGTCTACAAAGGTCAGGTGACAAGTGAAGATGGTGAAC TCTATTTGCAGTTACAGGATCTATTGAGCGATTATGTTCAACCTTGCGTAATGGACTGCAAAATCGGTGTGCGTACGTATTTAGAGGAAGAACTATCCAAGGCCAAGGAGAAGCCAAAGTTACGAAAAGATATGTACGATAAGATGATACAAATTGATCCACAAGCACCAAATGCTGAAGAACATGCAGCCAAGGCGGTGACCAAACCGCGTTATATGGTCTGGCGTGAAACGATATCGAGTACTGCAACACTTGGATTTCGGATtgag GGCATTAAGAAAAGCGATGGCACCAGTTCCAAAGATTTCAAAACTACCAAGTCACGTGAACAAATTAAATTGGCCTTTAATGAATTTCTCAGTGGTCAGCCACATATACTG CCTCGCTATATTCAACGCCTGCGGGCAATTCGCGCCACATTGGCCCTATCCGAATTCTTTCAAACCCATGAGGTAATCGGCAGTTCGCTGCTCTTTGTCCATGATCATGCACATGCTAGTATCTGGCTAATTGATTTTGCCAAGACAGTGGCTCTGCCTCCGGAACATAATATTGATCATTATTCAGCCTGGAAGGTGGGGAATCATGAGGATGGCTATCTGATTGGGATCAATAATCTCATTGACATATTTGTCGAGCTGCAGGCGGCACATGAGGAACGTCAGGAACGTGAAGAACGGCTGGAACAGGATGCAGGCACCATTTTAGGCGAATGA